Genomic segment of Citrus sinensis cultivar Valencia sweet orange chromosome 7, DVS_A1.0, whole genome shotgun sequence:
AGATATACCAACTATCCTGCTTTAGGGATAAAACAAACCAACTGGATATAACTAAAAGGCTCAAATATTTCGAGTAAATTTTCAGTCAGTACATGTGGCATCGGATAGATCATGCCATTTTACCCGATTAATATTTGCTCATAAACAACAGAATACCATCAATATCAGGTAATGTGcacaaaacatttcaaaatgTCAGTATTCTCAAACTTGTTCAAAAGAAACTACAATTGCCAGAAATCTTAGCTTAAacttaaaagtgaaaaatccaagtgtatgataaaaaatggAATAAAGATAACATAAGCATTGCAACAAGTACTTGACACAGTACTAAATGCCTACAATTGGAAAATTCTCTCAAAAAGTTGTGCTCAGGCGACAAATCCTAAGCTGTGGCATGTAAGAAAGCTCTTCCTGGTTGGCGACTCGCCAAGGGTCCATGACATCCAAGAAGCTGCAATAACCAATGCTAGAGTCAATAAGTTCATTCATCTTGTGACAGGACaagtgaaggaaaaaaataaaggaccaAAACTAACACGCCTACAATCTACCGTGAAGGTACAGTTCATATGCAATACCACaataattactaaattaaaattggcaCAACAGCATGGACCAACAAAGTGAAAGACAAACCTTTGCATTAACACCATCGGGCACAATACGGTTCTCTGACTTGAACCTCAAATAATCACTGCGGCTAAACTTGGTGAAACCCCTGTAATTGAATGAAAACAATGGCATCCGAAAAACTGATTAAAAGGACATCCATAGGTCAAAGTTTTTGAACTAATTACTAAAAAGATGCAAATTTGTAACATCACAAAGTGGGCTGAGATAAATAAGATCTATAAGTACTGAGATCTATGACAAAATAGAATTGAATGTAGATTGAAcgtaaaggaaagaaaaacgGATGAGGTGCGGAAACCACAAACTAAATATAGTGAGAGATGTGGTAAAACAATACTACAAGATAGATTGCCTTGATTAGTTAAAAGctgaacaaaataaactaccaattaaaaacaaatctaCAGGAACCtaacaaataagattagtCCACATACCACTTTCTGCTGACAATGATTTTTTGGCGACCAGGAAACTTGAACTTTGCACGACGAAGAGCCTCTTGAGCATGAAGACTATTGCTATCCTTGCAGCGAACTGACAGGAGGACCTGTCCAATGGCAACTCTAGCACAAGTGCCCTGTGGTTTACCGAAAGCACCCCTCATACCAGTTTGAAGCCTATCAGCTCCAGCACATGAAAGCATTTTGTTGATACGCAAGACATGGAATGGGTGAACACGGACTCGCAAATGGAAAGCATCTTTCCCGGCAAACTTGGCCATATATTTGTTGCAAGCAATTCGAGCAGCCTCAAGAGCTTCACTAGATACGTTCTCCTTTTCCCAAGACACCAAGTGCACACAGAAAGGGAATTCATCAACCCCTTTCTTCTTCATTCCAACATCATAGATCCTGATCTTGGGATCAGGCACACCACGACAAAAGCGTGATTTCGGATACGGCTTATTTTTTATCTGGCGATAACACCTAGCAGGTCCtgtaataacaaaaaatccCCTTTAAACATTGAAACTAGTGAATCTCCCATAAAACTCAAAAAACAACCTAAATCCCCGTTTTGATACGCAACAATAACATGACATACGGATATTGATACCCaaatgagttttatttaagaaCCAACACCTGCCTCTAGTCATGATATCCCAGAATTAAATacgaaaaagcaaaaaaaccaatctaaaaaatgcaaataaattttttaaggtttATAGCTATAGCAATCAATCAAAAGTattaataagaagaaatttcagattaataaaacaaacatataaCATACGGAATCCGTCAATTAGTGTTCATTGAATATCCATGAAGAGGATACAAGAAATAGGAAAGAGAGAAGGGGTGCTTACTTCTTCCCATGGCGAAAGCCCTGGTAGGTATTCAGCAACTAAACCAGAAACCCAAGAAAAGtgggagaaaaaagaaatggctTTGGTATATATGTGGGTGTGTTTCCCAAACCCTAATACGCCCGCGCTTCCGTCATGTTTCGTGATTTTGGTCCAAGTTCAAAGCTTAGCCCATAAGAAATATTTGGGTCTGCACGACTTAGTTTTGCAAATTCCCCTTTTTCacccattttttgttttcaaacaTTAAGTACAATATTATCAAAAAcgataaattgaaaaaaaacatgaagtacaataaaatctttataaattaatagtaaaatatgtaaaatttattaattaaaaaatattaattaattgataaatagagtgtattttcaattaaattaacgTACATTAAtcaactaaaaatttattaaattttaccaatctaatcaattaaatataaattaattcactattatatattaaattaataaaaataaattaaaattatcataatttgagaatttaacTGTAGAACTTTGAATccaataagaaaattagaaataaaatctaattatatttaaatttcaagaaaaaagtaacaatatagtcataatttatataataaaatatcattaaactatatttataattttttaaataattaatttataatgtgaaCGGGACCATCTAGTTAACAAGGgcattagaaaattattattttattattttattaaaataactgcGGACGGCTTCCGACCGAGCAGGGAATGACCATTGAGCCATGCAACAGTGTATTGGATTAAAGAGGCGGCTatgaaaaaagaagcaaaaaaaaaaatagggttttTTGGTGATGGTTTAGGATCCGGTTCGGGTTAACGCAAACGTCCAACCCCGACCTGGTCAATAGTTGACCGTTGACTTTGATTGTTGACCATTGATCAAACTTTgactcaattttttatttttttaaggattatttttttggtataatttaaaattcagatattagtatgctaatttatattttaagatgaATTAATTGAAGTAACATGTCGCCAAAGTGACCTCTCATgtggaaattaatttattttggaatatAAATGGTTGTGTGTatgtaatttttgtgaatatcAATTGGCCCCAAGGAAGGTCCATATTTGACAGAATTGCATATGCACCTACGGTAATAAATACGTGATGATTATTCAGATTTATATGTAAACAATAAATCAGCTCAAAGGaagattattatttgacaTGTTATTATCAATGTTTGATTACTACACCAAGATATCATTTACAACTTAATATTTTGTCCAAAGATAGAATATTAAGGGAGTGTCCGGTATCTTGAGATGATGTTtacatttatttgaatttattttcattttaagaCTTATATGAGCTTGTTTTGGCTTTTTGTTGTTCTTTGTTCAGTTATATCTGTTGCTAACATCACTACCAACATCAATCATATTCCTATGCTAAATGGCTTTAACTTCAAGTCCTAACAATAAAACCTTTAAATAGTTTTTGCAGTCATAGATCTCAATCTTGAGTTAAGAGCTGATTCTCCCTACCTCTTACAGACGAGAATACGTCTGATGATAAAAGGGAAATAGAAAGGTGGGAAAGATCAAATTGCATGTGTACCATGATCATGAAGAAAGCCATTCCATAAGCATTTGGGAGCTCAATATCTGAAAAGACGATTATGGCTAAGGAGTTCTTtgcaaaaattaaacaaaggtTTGTCAAGAATGAAAAGGCTAAAATTGCTACGTTCTTGATAAGCCTAATTTCAATAAAGCATAATGGCAAGGGCAAAGGCaagaaaaggaagaaggaCAAAAAAGTTGCAGATACAGCACctcaaaagaaacaacaaaagaaattggaTGATCTAGAAGATACTAGTTGTTTCTTTTGCAAAGTTGAAGGACATAGTATAGTTTGTTtgaaagttaatttaattttggtaCCTAGACACACGTGATAAATAGATTTTGGTGCAACAACTCATATTAATGTATCTATGCAGGGTTGTTTGAGTTGCCGAAAGCCCAATGATGGTAAAAAATACATCTATGTGGACGATGGCAAGAAGGTTGAAGTTGAGGCAATGacaaaatttagattattgtTAAAGACTAGATTTTATTTGGATCATGATGAAACTTTATTGTTCTGTCTTTTTGACGGAATTTGATTTCCATTTTTGCTTTGGACAAATCTAGattttcttgttcatttagaaatgaaaattttaatttgtttcatgATTCAAAATTAGTTGGTTTCAGTTTTTTGTCAGGCGATGATGATTTTTATATGCTTGATATGAttgtttcatttaatgaatcccTGCAATTaagtacaataattttaaagagaaaattaaccAATCAAAATCGGCTACGTTATGCATGGGAGATTAGGTCATATTTCCAAATGAAGAATATAGAGACTTGTGTTAGATGAAATTTTTGACCCTTTaaatttcacaaattttgatatttgtattAACTGTATCTAGGGGAAACAAACTAATAAAAGGAGATTTGAAGCCATTAGGACTTTGAATGTATTAGAactcatacatacatatatttttgagCTATTCCCTACAATTGCTTGGAATagtcaataatattttatgacGTTCATAGATGATTTTTAAGATGTGACTACATATATTTTCTCCATGAAAAGTCACAGTCCTTGGAtatgttcaaaaattttaaggcTGAAGTTAAGACTAACTCGGTAAAAGGATCAAAAGTGTCAGATCTGACCATGATGATGAGTATTATGATAGATATAATAGTTCAAGTAAACAACATTCAGGACTGTTCGGTAAATTCCTAGAGGAATCCGATATTGTCTTATAGTACACTATGCTAAGTTCGCCTACTATGAATGATGTTGCTGAAAGACGAAACAAGAGTATGATTTGTCATTCTACCTTACTAGAATCACTCTAGAGAGACCGCT
This window contains:
- the LOC102625379 gene encoding 60S ribosomal protein L10 — translated: MGRRPARCYRQIKNKPYPKSRFCRGVPDPKIRIYDVGMKKKGVDEFPFCVHLVSWEKENVSSEALEAARIACNKYMAKFAGKDAFHLRVRVHPFHVLRINKMLSCAGADRLQTGMRGAFGKPQGTCARVAIGQVLLSVRCKDSNSLHAQEALRRAKFKFPGRQKIIVSRKWGFTKFSRSDYLRFKSENRIVPDGVNAKLLGCHGPLASRQPGRAFLHATA